In Clostridium omnivorum, the DNA window GTTGTTGGATATGTAAACAATGAAATACCATCCCTCTTAGCTGTTTCTCCAAGTGCTAAGAACTCGTCCCAAGTTTGTGGCAGTTTATACTTCTTGCCATCTCCTATAAGAGCCTTATTATAGAAAAGTCCACAAGGGCCATAGAATAATGGTGCCAGGTATGTCTTTCCATCTCCATAAGGTTTTGTTATTAGTGTATCTGTGAATCCTGGTATTATTTTATCTTTAACTTTAACATTTTCTCCAGGTACTTGCATATCAAATACATCGGATATATCCTTTATAGCCTTTTCTTTAACTAGAGTATCTGTTAATTTACCTTCAGCTCCAACTGATAAGTAAATTAAATCTGGAGCATTCTTAGCTTGAATTTGAGGTCTTAAAACATCTGCAATATTCTTTTCCAAAGTTAATTCAACTTTAACTCCAGGATTAGCAGCTTCAAATTTTGAAGCAAGCTCCTTCCAATGATCTACTCCGTAACCACCATTTAAACCAGCTATCTTTAATACTTTTCCTTCCGCTGGTTTTGTTGAACTAGTTGTTGTCTTTGATGTACACCCTGCTAGTGAAACAAGTAAACAAAGTGAAGTTGACAAGGTTACTAATCTCTTCATATTAATTTTCATTTTTATTCCCCCTTCTATAAACGTTGACCATATCTTAAGTATAGAGTATAATGTAAACCTCTTCTATCAGAATATTGCTTGTTTTTTTAGATATATTGATTTGATTTGTATAAAATAAAGCAATATAATTAAATTATTGATATACTATTAATGTAATCTAAGTTATAGTGATAATTTCAAACAACATCTCCTAAAATCCACATTATTCCAGCATTAAGGAGGAATCATGTCAAACACTTTATTTGAATTCAAAAACAATGAAAAAAATGAAGTAACTAGAATGGATATAAAATTTCTTTATATTTCAAATGCTAAATATGAAGACGATTGGCATAGTACTATGCATACCCATTCTTTCACTGAGCTATTTTATGTGGTACATGGAAGCGGCAGTTTTAAAATAGAACAAAGCCAGTTTACCGTGAGAGAAAATGATTTAGTTATTATAAACCCACATGTAGCCCATACAGAATGCTCAAAAGATTCAAACCCTCTAGAATATATTGTTATTGGTTTAGATGGATTATCCCTTATGATTGAAGACTCTGATGAAGATTCTAAAAGCTTAAGGCCATACAGTCTATACAATTATACCAAATATAGACATGAAGTTTTATCCTATATGAATAATCTTTTATATGAGGTTGAGCAAAAGGATAAGTATTACGAAGCAATTTGCCAAAGTCTTTTAGAAGCTTTAATTTTTAATGTTAAAAGAAGGACAACCTCAAATTTAATACTCTCTCCAACAAAAGAGATTAATAGGGAATGTGCTTCTATAAAAAACTATATAGATGTTCATTATTCCTCTGATTTGAATTTAGATTACTTAGCTTCAGTTACCCATATGAATAAATATTATTTAATACATGTTTTTAAAAAATTTATGGGAACTTCCCCCATAGACTATCTAATTGAAAAAAGAATAGCAGTGTCAAAAACCTTATTGGAAACCACTGCATGTTCAATGGAACAAATATCTGATATAGTTGGCTTTTCAAGTCAATCATATTTTAATCAAACCTTCAAAAAAAGGGTTGGAATGAGTCCAACTAAGTATAGAAATCAATATAGCTCAAAAAAGAGA includes these proteins:
- a CDS encoding AraC family transcriptional regulator, which translates into the protein MSNTLFEFKNNEKNEVTRMDIKFLYISNAKYEDDWHSTMHTHSFTELFYVVHGSGSFKIEQSQFTVRENDLVIINPHVAHTECSKDSNPLEYIVIGLDGLSLMIEDSDEDSKSLRPYSLYNYTKYRHEVLSYMNNLLYEVEQKDKYYEAICQSLLEALIFNVKRRTTSNLILSPTKEINRECASIKNYIDVHYSSDLNLDYLASVTHMNKYYLIHVFKKFMGTSPIDYLIEKRIAVSKTLLETTACSMEQISDIVGFSSQSYFNQTFKKRVGMSPTKYRNQYSSKKR